Proteins from one Listeria innocua genomic window:
- a CDS encoding ABC transporter substrate-binding protein encodes MKKITILTLSITAALLLASCGNDTATDTNNEKVKTENKSQAALTVTDMAGRDVSFDKKPERIIALTNADMNIIYALGGTVVGRQTTDASGVPDGAKKATEVGNTHDLNLEKIASLGADAIVASSEQNLKDVPAMEGVGPKVVLTGANSIDEIKKQTAVLGKLLGKETKTEELEASIEKKVAEVKQKQQGKKVRALLVLGAPGSNYAALPSSLSGNVLEIAGGENVAKDFKGVENFPQYASMNVEKIVAADPEVIFLMIHGGDEKETETAFKKEMKQNEAWNSTSAVKNDHIVVLPAELFGTNPGMKIDQALDYMTDEINKVAN; translated from the coding sequence ATGAAGAAAATAACTATATTGACGTTAAGTATAACAGCCGCACTACTCCTTGCTTCGTGTGGAAATGATACTGCAACTGATACGAATAACGAAAAAGTAAAAACAGAAAATAAATCGCAAGCAGCCTTAACGGTAACGGATATGGCTGGTCGTGATGTTTCTTTTGATAAAAAACCAGAACGAATCATCGCACTTACAAATGCAGATATGAACATTATTTATGCGCTTGGTGGGACAGTCGTTGGTCGTCAAACAACAGATGCGAGTGGTGTTCCAGATGGCGCAAAAAAAGCGACAGAAGTGGGCAATACGCATGATTTAAACTTAGAGAAAATTGCTTCTCTTGGGGCTGATGCTATTGTAGCAAGTTCAGAACAAAACTTAAAAGACGTGCCTGCAATGGAAGGCGTAGGACCGAAAGTTGTGCTAACTGGAGCGAATTCAATCGATGAAATAAAAAAACAGACAGCCGTTCTTGGCAAGCTTTTAGGTAAAGAAACAAAAACAGAAGAACTAGAAGCAAGTATTGAAAAAAAAGTAGCAGAAGTGAAGCAAAAACAGCAAGGTAAAAAAGTACGCGCTTTACTAGTACTCGGAGCTCCAGGAAGTAACTACGCGGCGTTACCATCCTCGTTAAGCGGAAATGTTTTAGAAATCGCTGGTGGAGAAAACGTGGCGAAAGATTTTAAAGGTGTGGAAAACTTTCCGCAATATGCTTCGATGAATGTCGAAAAAATTGTTGCTGCTGATCCAGAAGTGATTTTCTTAATGATTCACGGCGGAGATGAAAAAGAAACAGAAACAGCCTTTAAAAAAGAAATGAAACAAAATGAAGCTTGGAATTCAACAAGCGCCGTTAAAAATGATCATATTGTCGTACTTCCAGCAGAACTTTTCGGAACAAATCCCGGAATGAAAATTGATCAAGCATTGGATTATATGACAGATGAAATAAATAAGGTGGCTAACTAA
- a CDS encoding alpha/beta hydrolase, giving the protein MAILELNFKSECLAMQTSVTVILPETETLYHGSIPKYKTLYILHGLSNNHTTYVRNTNIERYATEKGLAVIMPAADHSFYSNMVHGRDFFQFVSTELPHVMKNWFPLSDKKEDTFIAGHSMGGYGAFKVALTFPEKFQAAASMSGVMDINYIIKEDCFENFSTRAITGEMTSQTGTENDLFHLLETNLTNNVELPALFQNCGTEDFLYEDNLRFRDFALAKNAPLEYREGPGDHDWDFWDKSLKEIIDWLPL; this is encoded by the coding sequence TTGGCTATTTTAGAACTAAATTTCAAATCAGAATGTTTAGCCATGCAAACAAGTGTAACGGTGATTTTACCCGAAACAGAAACACTTTACCATGGTTCAATTCCTAAATATAAAACATTATATATTCTGCACGGCTTGTCTAACAACCACACTACTTATGTGCGCAATACGAATATTGAACGTTATGCTACCGAAAAAGGACTCGCTGTCATCATGCCTGCAGCAGACCATAGTTTCTATTCTAATATGGTTCACGGTCGCGATTTTTTCCAATTTGTCAGTACTGAACTTCCTCACGTGATGAAAAACTGGTTCCCACTTTCGGACAAAAAAGAAGATACTTTCATAGCTGGGCATTCTATGGGTGGTTACGGTGCGTTCAAAGTTGCACTTACTTTCCCAGAAAAATTCCAAGCCGCTGCAAGCATGTCTGGTGTCATGGATATTAATTATATCATTAAAGAAGATTGCTTCGAAAATTTCAGCACACGTGCCATCACTGGAGAAATGACTAGCCAAACTGGTACGGAAAATGACTTATTTCATTTATTAGAAACTAATCTAACGAACAACGTGGAGTTACCAGCTCTTTTCCAAAATTGTGGTACAGAAGATTTTCTTTATGAAGACAATCTTCGTTTCCGTGATTTTGCGCTTGCCAAAAACGCTCCACTAGAATACCGCGAAGGTCCTGGTGATCATGATTGGGATTTTTGGGATAAAAGCTTAAAAGAAATTATCGACTGGCTTCCACTTTAA
- a CDS encoding glutamate decarboxylase — MLYSENDKRKHESYRIPLFGSEEESTSIPKYVLKKEPMEPRIAYQLVKDQLMDEGNARQNLATFCQTYMEKEAEILMAETLEKNAIDKSEYPQTAELENRCVNILADLWNAPKEMSYLGTSTVGSSEACMLGGLAMKFRWRNNAEKRGLDIQAKRPNLIISSGYQVCWEKFCVYWDVDMRVVPMDKEHLSLDVEKVFELVDEYTIGIVGILGITYTGKFDDIALLDEKVEAYNEANEHQLVIHIDGASGAMFTPFVNPELAWDFRLKNVVSINTSGHKYGLVYPGVGWILWKDKEYLPKELIFEVSYLGGSMPTMAINFSRSASQIIGQYYNFLRYGFEGYREIHEKTKKTALYLSKTVEKSGYFEIINDGSNLPIVCYKLKDGLDVEWTLYDLADQLLMKGWQVPAYPLPADLSDTIIQRFVCRADLGYNVAEEFAADFADALHNLEHARVLYHDKERNDSYGFTH; from the coding sequence ATGCTTTATAGTGAAAACGACAAGCGAAAACATGAAAGTTATCGAATCCCACTCTTTGGATCTGAAGAAGAAAGTACTAGCATCCCGAAATACGTATTAAAAAAGGAACCAATGGAACCGCGCATTGCTTATCAATTAGTGAAAGATCAGCTGATGGATGAAGGAAATGCGAGACAGAACTTGGCGACTTTTTGTCAGACATATATGGAAAAAGAAGCCGAAATATTGATGGCAGAAACACTGGAAAAAAATGCTATCGACAAATCTGAGTATCCACAAACAGCAGAACTAGAAAATCGCTGCGTTAATATTTTAGCGGATTTATGGAATGCGCCAAAAGAAATGTCTTATCTAGGCACTTCCACTGTTGGTTCTTCGGAAGCGTGTATGCTTGGCGGCTTGGCAATGAAATTTCGTTGGCGTAATAATGCTGAAAAACGTGGTCTAGATATTCAAGCGAAACGGCCAAATTTAATTATTTCATCAGGCTACCAAGTGTGTTGGGAAAAATTTTGTGTGTACTGGGATGTTGATATGCGTGTCGTTCCAATGGATAAAGAGCATCTAAGCCTTGATGTTGAGAAGGTATTTGAGTTAGTGGATGAGTATACGATTGGTATCGTTGGGATTTTAGGTATTACTTACACAGGGAAATTCGATGATATTGCTTTATTAGATGAAAAAGTAGAAGCTTATAATGAAGCAAACGAGCATCAATTAGTGATTCATATTGACGGGGCAAGTGGCGCAATGTTTACTCCATTTGTAAATCCAGAATTAGCGTGGGATTTTAGGCTTAAAAATGTGGTTTCAATCAATACTTCTGGTCATAAATATGGCTTAGTTTATCCGGGTGTTGGTTGGATTTTATGGAAAGATAAAGAATATTTACCAAAAGAGCTTATTTTTGAAGTGAGTTATTTAGGTGGTTCAATGCCAACCATGGCGATTAATTTTTCGCGTAGTGCTAGTCAAATTATTGGTCAATATTATAATTTCTTGCGTTATGGTTTTGAAGGCTATCGAGAAATTCACGAAAAAACAAAGAAAACAGCACTATATCTCTCAAAAACGGTAGAAAAAAGTGGCTACTTTGAAATTATTAATGATGGCTCTAATTTGCCGATTGTTTGTTATAAGTTGAAAGATGGCCTTGATGTTGAGTGGACGCTCTATGATCTTGCGGACCAGCTTCTTATGAAAGGCTGGCAAGTTCCGGCTTATCCGCTGCCGGCTGATTTAAGTGATACGATTATTCAGCGGTTTGTTTGCCGGGCGGACTTAGGTTATAATGTGGCGGAAGAATTTGCAGCTGATTTCGCGGATGCACTCCATAATTTAGAACATGCTAGAGTGCTGTATCATGATAAGGAACGAAACGATTCATACGGATTTACGCATTAA
- a CDS encoding SdpI family protein translates to MFDLIFPFLLIIIGIFYRVNPPKNKNGRFSYRTNASLKNDANWKKAHRLLGIYWIIIGVCILVFSLILAFIPMYAMIRSSILLTTSVFAVLFSVILVEKKLQ, encoded by the coding sequence ATGTTTGATTTAATTTTCCCGTTTTTATTAATTATTATTGGCATTTTTTACAGAGTTAATCCACCCAAAAATAAAAATGGCCGCTTTAGTTACCGGACGAATGCTTCTTTAAAAAACGACGCCAACTGGAAAAAGGCTCATCGATTGCTTGGAATTTACTGGATAATCATTGGCGTGTGTATTCTAGTTTTTTCACTGATACTTGCATTTATTCCAATGTATGCCATGATTCGCAGCTCCATTTTATTAACTACTAGTGTTTTCGCAGTGTTATTTTCGGTCATATTAGTAGAGAAAAAATTACAATAA
- the licT gene encoding BglG family transcription antiterminator LicT: MIIKKILNNNVVIAEGKSGKESVVMGRGLAFQKKLGDEVEVSKIEKTFVMETHELSEKLSELLSEIPLKHLRIADDVVQYAQETLETDLSDNIYLTLTDHINFAVSRYNQGINLKNALLWEIKRFYHAEYLVGMKALDFIEKEVGIRLDEDEAGFIALHIVNARQDGQQMHMTVAMTQIVQDILSIVTYHYGMVLDETSLNYTRFITHLQYFAQRLLRKEIVDSGDDFLYEQVQIKYPEAFNCTKKIDAYLINTHHTELTRDERVYLAIHIYRVTERNTIAKEEE, encoded by the coding sequence ATGATTATCAAAAAAATACTGAATAACAATGTCGTAATCGCCGAGGGTAAAAGTGGCAAGGAGTCTGTAGTGATGGGCCGTGGTCTTGCTTTTCAAAAGAAACTTGGAGATGAGGTGGAGGTATCCAAGATTGAAAAAACATTTGTAATGGAAACACACGAACTTTCAGAAAAGCTTTCAGAATTACTTAGTGAGATTCCGCTGAAACATTTACGTATCGCGGATGATGTTGTCCAGTACGCGCAAGAAACACTTGAAACAGACTTAAGCGATAATATCTATTTAACTCTCACAGATCATATTAATTTTGCAGTATCACGTTATAATCAGGGTATTAACTTGAAAAATGCACTATTGTGGGAAATAAAACGATTTTATCACGCAGAGTATTTAGTTGGAATGAAGGCCCTTGATTTTATTGAGAAAGAAGTAGGAATTAGGTTAGACGAAGATGAAGCAGGTTTTATTGCTCTCCACATTGTAAATGCGAGACAAGACGGACAACAAATGCACATGACAGTAGCAATGACCCAAATTGTTCAAGATATTTTAAGCATTGTCACGTATCATTATGGTATGGTTTTAGATGAAACTTCACTGAACTATACACGTTTTATTACTCATTTACAGTATTTCGCACAACGTTTACTTCGAAAAGAAATTGTCGATTCCGGCGATGACTTTTTATATGAACAAGTGCAAATTAAGTATCCAGAAGCTTTTAATTGTACGAAAAAAATTGATGCATATCTGATTAATACGCATCATACGGAATTAACAAGAGACGAACGTGTTTACCTCGCAATTCATATTTACCGCGTTACTGAAAGAAACACAATAGCAAAAGAAGAAGAATAA
- a CDS encoding VOC family protein, translated as MATRSEQIFINLPVKDLQATVAFFTELGYEFNPQFTDENATQMLIGENIFAMLLKEDFFQTFHKEGIADTTKAREVLITITQDSRQAVDTLVDHALKIGAKPAGETQDYDFMYSRSFLDLDNHLWEIAYLDESALK; from the coding sequence ATGGCAACACGCTCGGAACAAATTTTTATTAATTTGCCTGTAAAAGATTTACAAGCAACCGTCGCTTTTTTCACAGAACTTGGCTACGAATTTAATCCTCAATTCACAGACGAAAATGCTACCCAAATGCTCATCGGAGAAAATATTTTCGCCATGCTCTTGAAAGAAGATTTCTTCCAGACTTTCCATAAAGAAGGCATCGCTGACACAACAAAAGCACGCGAAGTCCTCATCACCATCACCCAAGATAGCCGCCAAGCCGTTGACACACTGGTCGATCATGCGCTAAAAATTGGCGCAAAACCAGCAGGCGAAACACAAGACTACGATTTCATGTATAGCAGAAGTTTTCTTGATTTAGACAACCATCTTTGGGAAATTGCTTATTTAGACGAATCCGCTTTAAAATAA
- a CDS encoding ClbS/DfsB family four-helix bundle protein — MARPKNKEELLQQSAESYQKLLDLIDSIPKEKQQLAFPFEDRDKNIRDVVVHLHEWHNMALDWYQVGMRGDKPFMPAEGYTWRTTPELNLVIWQKYQETDLETAMELLNKTHHAEMEIIAEHSNEELFTKKYYKWTNTTSLGAIFISSTTSHYEWAMKKIRKFKKAAGIK, encoded by the coding sequence ATGGCGAGACCAAAAAATAAAGAAGAATTGCTTCAACAAAGTGCGGAAAGTTATCAAAAGCTATTGGATTTAATTGACTCTATTCCAAAAGAAAAACAGCAGCTTGCGTTTCCGTTTGAGGATAGGGATAAGAATATTCGTGACGTTGTGGTGCATTTGCATGAGTGGCACAATATGGCGCTTGATTGGTACCAGGTTGGGATGAGGGGCGATAAACCTTTTATGCCGGCGGAAGGCTATACTTGGAGGACTACGCCAGAACTGAATTTGGTCATTTGGCAGAAGTACCAGGAAACGGATTTAGAGACGGCGATGGAATTACTAAATAAAACGCATCATGCGGAAATGGAAATTATCGCGGAACACTCGAATGAAGAACTGTTTACAAAAAAATATTATAAGTGGACGAATACAACGTCGCTAGGTGCTATTTTTATTTCAAGCACAACGAGCCACTATGAATGGGCTATGAAGAAAATACGGAAATTTAAAAAAGCCGCTGGAATCAAATGA
- a CDS encoding YxeA family protein: MKKIVILIISVLLLGGIIGGVYYFKNANKIGADASYVKITKDPTKSNEISFNNNYTLPAYDENGKETEVTFSADKELRKGAYLKLYIKEDKGVTSFEEVPEKEVPAKAAEKLK, encoded by the coding sequence TTGAAAAAAATTGTTATACTTATTATAAGCGTACTATTACTTGGTGGAATTATTGGTGGCGTATATTACTTTAAAAATGCCAACAAAATTGGTGCAGATGCTTCCTATGTTAAAATTACAAAAGATCCCACAAAAAGTAATGAAATAAGCTTCAACAATAATTATACTCTTCCTGCATACGACGAAAATGGTAAAGAGACAGAAGTTACTTTTTCTGCAGATAAAGAATTACGTAAAGGCGCTTATTTAAAACTTTATATTAAAGAAGACAAAGGCGTAACTTCATTTGAAGAAGTGCCTGAAAAAGAAGTCCCAGCTAAAGCAGCTGAAAAACTTAAATAA
- a CDS encoding GyrI-like domain-containing protein: MKLQENKVINGKQIRTSNSDFSPIAELWGEVMVEKPAGDIFAVYSNYASDFTGEYDLLVGTSDWDEEKNTEIEAGEYLVFTVDNTSHKGVAEVWQEIWARDSELQRAYKTDFEWYHTNGKIEVYISI; this comes from the coding sequence ATGAAGTTACAAGAAAATAAAGTGATTAATGGAAAGCAAATACGTACAAGTAATAGTGATTTTAGTCCGATTGCAGAACTTTGGGGTGAAGTCATGGTTGAAAAGCCAGCCGGAGATATTTTTGCGGTGTATAGTAATTATGCGAGTGATTTTACGGGTGAATATGATTTATTAGTAGGAACTAGCGACTGGGACGAAGAAAAAAATACAGAAATTGAAGCTGGAGAATATCTCGTGTTTACTGTAGATAATACGAGTCATAAAGGCGTGGCGGAAGTTTGGCAAGAAATCTGGGCGAGGGATAGTGAATTACAGCGCGCTTATAAAACAGATTTTGAATGGTATCATACGAATGGAAAAATAGAAGTTTATATTTCTATTTAA
- a CDS encoding helix-turn-helix transcriptional regulator: protein MKLERILAILVMILERKVLASELAEKFEVSTRTIYRDMDTLLYAGFPVVALPGKNGGFTMLDTYKLVTFTFSEEEKRILLEALEARSEFMLNDSQETLREKITLLQTEKPTSNYIFFDSATQHRKQIEAEVKRKIAYIQKAFTMKKQLDITYIAMDGTETNREISPQKLNLMDGSWYLEAYCHKRAAIRHFKLTRITSLKETSKTSMKIEEDQKQAEVTEKIVLEFPKNQLGKLLDYFLLEEMQMELDLVRVTFQYDSERNIIPFLLMFGSAVKILEPDSLQNEYKSEVEKLYFNLNS, encoded by the coding sequence ATGAAACTAGAGCGGATTTTAGCAATATTAGTCATGATTTTAGAGCGAAAAGTACTAGCAAGTGAGCTCGCTGAAAAATTCGAGGTAAGCACACGAACGATTTACCGCGATATGGATACGCTCCTTTATGCGGGATTTCCAGTCGTTGCTTTACCGGGGAAAAATGGCGGATTTACGATGCTTGATACATATAAATTAGTGACGTTTACTTTTTCGGAGGAAGAGAAGCGGATTTTGCTTGAAGCTTTAGAGGCGCGTTCGGAATTTATGTTGAATGATAGCCAAGAAACTTTACGAGAAAAAATCACTTTATTACAAACGGAAAAACCAACTAGCAATTATATTTTCTTTGATTCAGCGACACAACATCGCAAACAAATTGAGGCCGAAGTAAAACGAAAAATCGCCTATATTCAAAAAGCTTTTACGATGAAAAAACAGTTAGATATAACATATATTGCGATGGACGGAACAGAAACAAACCGAGAAATTTCACCTCAAAAATTAAACTTAATGGATGGCAGTTGGTATTTAGAAGCATACTGTCACAAAAGAGCAGCCATTCGCCACTTTAAATTAACAAGAATAACGTCTTTGAAAGAAACGAGTAAAACTAGTATGAAAATAGAAGAAGACCAAAAACAAGCTGAAGTAACAGAAAAAATTGTGTTAGAGTTTCCGAAAAATCAGCTTGGAAAATTACTGGATTACTTTTTGTTAGAAGAAATGCAAATGGAGTTAGATTTGGTTCGTGTAACGTTTCAATATGATTCTGAGCGGAATATTATCCCGTTTTTATTGATGTTTGGAAGTGCGGTGAAGATTTTAGAACCGGATTCGCTACAAAATGAATATAAGTCCGAAGTGGAAAAACTTTATTTTAATTTGAATTCTTGA
- a CDS encoding YdcF family protein, which translates to MLRFKKFFVILIVIGFIYVLIVAAFMFSGTRAKPDENVNTVLILGAKINGDPATPSLVLEERLDAAVAYLNEYPKAKVIVSGGQGADESTTEAAVMEEYLVNEGIARNRIKKETKSKRTEENIKYSNEKFDLGKTGIVTSDYHMYRALMLAKRQGINATGLPAKSRTPAKYKGMMREVLSITYAWVFDR; encoded by the coding sequence ATGCTACGCTTTAAGAAATTTTTCGTTATTTTAATTGTAATTGGATTTATATATGTCTTGATTGTAGCGGCATTTATGTTTAGCGGGACGAGGGCCAAACCTGATGAAAACGTAAATACGGTACTTATTTTAGGTGCGAAAATTAATGGGGATCCGGCTACCCCGTCGTTAGTTTTAGAGGAAAGATTGGATGCGGCAGTGGCTTATTTGAATGAATATCCAAAGGCAAAGGTGATTGTTAGTGGTGGGCAAGGTGCTGATGAAAGCACGACGGAAGCTGCGGTTATGGAAGAATATTTGGTTAATGAAGGCATTGCGAGAAATCGGATTAAAAAGGAAACTAAATCCAAAAGAACGGAAGAAAATATTAAATATAGCAATGAAAAATTTGATTTAGGAAAAACAGGGATTGTGACAAGTGACTATCATATGTATAGGGCGCTAATGCTAGCAAAACGTCAGGGGATAAATGCAACCGGTCTTCCAGCAAAATCTCGGACACCTGCCAAGTACAAAGGAATGATGCGCGAAGTTTTATCCATCACATATGCATGGGTTTTTGACCGATAA
- a CDS encoding internalin N-terminal domain-containing protein, translated as MKKLFIVFSLIIIGVVSFNTMDVNASVTEVYPLPARIIDVFPDENLAKDMVENLHKSDVTDIITQDDINAATSLGLGYFTNYLTDETLEMLGNAYFTNVNNIMIYPTQTKFTKFPDLPTLPLLDTLRAEVSITSEIPPENITVPDYQNYPELKYLNFGSRTIVGGLPDFSNIPKLETLLLNECGLASEDVPDFTNLKNLQEVNFESNQFTTEMTDFTHLDSLVSMDLSYNYLNILPPTIVDKITVLGQIGTLPDQTVAYGEDAYITLPIYTQLYDLKDINGVQEVWIRNSDDDKVFDSFKVNYDEDKAQIIVPTSNLDKGEYTIGIDFNGIEPYIEEGEVMKYSLKLTIN; from the coding sequence ATGAAAAAACTATTTATAGTATTTAGTTTGATTATTATTGGAGTTGTCAGCTTTAATACAATGGATGTAAATGCTAGTGTGACAGAGGTATATCCATTGCCAGCCAGAATAATTGATGTTTTTCCAGATGAAAACTTAGCGAAAGATATGGTAGAAAACTTGCACAAAAGTGATGTTACAGACATCATTACGCAAGATGATATAAATGCAGCGACATCATTAGGATTGGGCTATTTTACAAATTACTTAACAGACGAAACTTTAGAAATGCTAGGAAATGCTTATTTTACCAATGTAAATAATATTATGATTTATCCTACCCAAACAAAGTTCACTAAATTTCCGGATTTACCGACTTTACCTCTATTAGATACTTTAAGAGCAGAAGTAAGTATAACAAGTGAAATACCACCTGAAAATATTACCGTACCAGATTATCAAAATTATCCAGAATTAAAGTATCTTAATTTTGGTAGTAGAACTATTGTGGGGGGCTTGCCTGACTTTTCTAATATTCCTAAACTAGAAACGTTGTTGCTAAATGAATGTGGCCTTGCTTCAGAAGATGTACCTGATTTTACAAACTTGAAAAATTTACAGGAAGTAAACTTTGAGTCGAATCAATTCACAACAGAAATGACAGATTTCACTCATTTGGATAGTTTGGTAAGTATGGATTTGAGCTATAATTATTTAAACATACTACCACCTACTATTGTTGATAAAATAACTGTACTAGGCCAAATTGGAACTTTACCAGATCAAACGGTTGCTTATGGGGAAGATGCATATATCACACTACCAATTTATACACAATTGTATGATTTAAAGGATATTAATGGTGTTCAAGAAGTGTGGATTCGAAATTCAGATGATGATAAAGTGTTTGATTCATTTAAAGTAAATTATGATGAGGACAAGGCGCAAATTATTGTTCCTACAAGTAATCTTGATAAAGGCGAGTACACGATTGGTATTGATTTTAATGGAATAGAGCCCTATATTGAAGAAGGCGAAGTTATGAAATACTCACTGAAATTAACTATCAATTAA